From one Dermacentor andersoni chromosome 1, qqDerAnde1_hic_scaffold, whole genome shotgun sequence genomic stretch:
- the LOC126518667 gene encoding protein max-like: MSDEKCDVDIKAVKRAHHRDVERHRSNVVKQTSTSLRDAGTCLQLQKASRARILEWTTAYIESMRRKNSERLHSIEELRREELIDIEALEKLKMTRSASTSADCTPNPLDLECDSASDGSSDSAAQPCGSSDAAAPRASFERSDQ, translated from the coding sequence ATGAGCGACGAAAAGTGCGATGTCGATATCAAGGCTGTCAAGAGAGCGCACCACAGAGACGTGGAACGGCATAGGAGCAACGTTGTCAAACAAACTTCCACGAGCTTGCGTGACGCCGGGACTTGTCTGCAGCTGCAGAAGGCATCACGGGCTCGGATCCTCGAGTGGACGACCGCCTACATCGAGTCCATGCGGCGGAAGAACAGTGAGCGTCTGCATTCCATCGAAGAGCTGAGGCGAGAGGAGCTTATCGACATCGAGGCTTTGGAGAAACTCAAGATGACCAGGAGTGCTAGCACCTCCGCTGACTGCACACCCAACCCATTGGACCTGGAGTGCGACTCGGCCTCTGATGGAAGCTCTGATTCCGCCGCCCAGCCTTGTGGCTCATCTGACGCAGCGGCTCCCCGAGCTTCATTTGAGAGAAGCGACCAATAG